In Longimicrobiaceae bacterium, the following proteins share a genomic window:
- a CDS encoding glycosyltransferase has product MKLVIFGLTVSSSWGNGHATLWRGLCRALAARGHQVVFFERDVPYYAEHRDLHRLEGGELVLYPEWEQALPAARRHLDDADVGMVTSYCPDGVAASELLLGARTPLRVFYDMDTPVTLQALERGETVPYLPPWGLGDFDLVLSFTGGAALRELRTRLGARRAVPLYGSADPEVHRRVPPDDTFRADLSYLGTYAADRQAALETLFIEPARRCPEQRFLIGGALYPQDFPWTENVFFVRHLPPGDHPAFYSSSRITLNVTRGAMARMGHCPSGRLFEAAACGTPILSDAWEGLDEFFAPGEEILVGRTTGDALAALRMPQEELERIARRARERTLDEHTADRRARELEAALEAAFAGRDPFGGADVPEPDGTLSMEV; this is encoded by the coding sequence ATGAAACTGGTCATCTTCGGCCTGACGGTGAGCTCCTCGTGGGGGAACGGCCACGCCACCTTGTGGCGTGGCCTTTGTCGAGCCCTCGCCGCCCGCGGCCACCAGGTGGTCTTCTTCGAGCGCGACGTACCCTACTACGCCGAGCACCGCGACCTGCACCGCCTGGAGGGGGGGGAGCTGGTGCTCTACCCGGAGTGGGAGCAGGCGCTCCCGGCCGCGCGGCGGCACCTGGACGACGCCGACGTGGGGATGGTGACCTCGTACTGCCCGGACGGGGTCGCCGCCTCCGAGCTCCTGCTGGGCGCCCGCACCCCGCTGCGGGTCTTCTACGACATGGACACCCCCGTCACGCTCCAGGCGCTGGAGCGCGGGGAGACGGTGCCGTACCTCCCCCCCTGGGGGCTGGGCGACTTCGACCTGGTGCTCAGCTTCACCGGGGGCGCCGCCCTGCGCGAGCTGCGCACACGGCTGGGCGCCCGCCGCGCCGTGCCGCTGTACGGGAGCGCGGACCCGGAGGTGCACCGCCGCGTCCCGCCGGACGACACCTTCCGCGCCGACCTGTCGTACCTGGGCACCTACGCCGCGGACCGGCAGGCCGCGCTGGAGACCCTCTTCATCGAGCCCGCGCGCCGGTGCCCGGAGCAGCGCTTCCTGATCGGCGGGGCGCTCTACCCGCAGGACTTCCCCTGGACGGAGAACGTCTTCTTCGTCCGGCACCTCCCGCCCGGCGACCACCCGGCCTTCTACTCGTCCTCGCGCATCACCCTGAACGTGACCCGCGGGGCCATGGCGCGGATGGGGCACTGCCCCTCCGGGCGCCTGTTCGAGGCGGCGGCGTGCGGGACGCCCATCCTGAGCGACGCCTGGGAGGGGCTGGACGAGTTCTTCGCCCCCGGGGAGGAGATCCTGGTGGGGCGGACCACCGGGGACGCGCTCGCCGCGCTGCGGATGCCGCAGGAGGAGCTGGAGCGGATCGCCCGGCGGGCGCGGGAGCGGACGCTGGACGAGCACACCGCGGACCGGCGCGCCCGCGAGCTGGAGGCCGCGCTGGAGGCGGCCTTCGCCGGGCGGGACCCGTTCGGCGGCGCGGACGTGCCGGAGCCCGACGGGACCCTTTCGATGGAGGTGTGA